From the genome of Argentina anserina chromosome 4, drPotAnse1.1, whole genome shotgun sequence, one region includes:
- the LOC126792587 gene encoding mitochondrial intermembrane space import and assembly protein 40 homolog, producing the protein MGQVQSEAAADVDPQGHPVSPAASINSLISEASAYGNDANEAFLLYNQKTKTKTKTKFSLYDCHQNELKALECPCIADLRKGPCGIQFSEAFVCYLKSTVAEKGSDCVHPFVSLQNCIKANPDAFPKELSEDDEVRKEEKLTQDYKIIPPSWSKESLRPKSNL; encoded by the exons ATGGGTCAAGTTCAGAGCGAGGCGGCAGCAGATGTGGATCCCCAAGGCCACCCCGTCTCTCCTGCTGCTTCCATCAACTCTCTCATATCCG AAGCGTCTGCATATGGCAATGATGCAAATGAG GCATTTCTTTTATacaaccaaaaaacaaaaacaaaaacaaaaacaaaattctccTTGTATGATTGCCATCAAAATGAGCTGAAGGCACTGGAGTGCCCTTGCATAGCCGACTTACGAAAAGGCCCTTGTGGGATTCAGTTCTCTGAGGCGTTTGTTTGCTATCTGAAGAGTACTGTGGCGGAGAAG gGATCAGACTGTGTGCATCCGTTTGTAAGTTTGCAGAACTGTATTAAAGCTAATCCAGATGCATTTCCTAAGGAACTttcagaagatgatgaagttaGAAAAGAGGAAAAGCTGACCCAGGATTACAAAATCATCCCACCCTCATGGTCGAAAGAATCCCTAAGGCCAAAATCCAATCTGTAG
- the LOC126792586 gene encoding uncharacterized protein LOC126792586 has product MASAMATGFCSQKGIFPRPKGLPLLRPLVSPAFVSVRRASRPFSAAVVVAAAKSNSNPTAAANKSSKEEQVVEEEVEEDLPWIQEKALDLVEFTGSVTHALPGPRVGTSSLPWILALPLAYAGLTFVVALVKTVNKFSSPRHKRKKLVNKNAMLCISIDEMFSDQITPDALKQLVQKTGFGMEEVLRKYIRYTLNEKPFDPDMVSNLIQLRKASLLDDSQVAEILNEISRRIVRDKGPVVMDMTGYTERGFKRKLAVQALFGKVFYLSELPDFCSRDSSLIVKEIFGVTDEDADRLRMHTASEAGDMESLEKMVDDSDSEVSG; this is encoded by the exons ATGGCTTCTGCTATGGCCACTGGCTTCTGTTCCCAAAAAGGGATATTCCCTCGCCCCAAAGGTCTCCCCTTGCTTCGCCCCTTAGTTTCTCCTGCCTTTGTGAGCGTCCGCAGAGCTAGCAGACCGTTTTCAGCGGCAGTAGTAGTAGCGGCGGCGAAGAGTAATTCCAATCCTACTGCGGCGGCGAACAAAAGCAGTAAGGAAGAACAAGTGGTGGAAGAAGAGGTGGAAGAGGATCTACCGTGGATTCAGGAGAAGGCCTTGGACCTGGTGGAGTTCACCGGCTCCGTCACGCACGCCCTTCCTGGGCCCAGAGTTGGAACCAGCTCTCTCCCTTGGATTTTGGCTCTTCCTCTCGCTTATGCCGGCCTCACCTTTGTCGTTGCCCTCGTCAAGACCGTCAACAAGTTCTCTTCCCCTCGCCATAAACGCAAGAAACTG GTCAATAAAAATGCTATGCTATGCATATCAATTGATGAAATGTTCTCTGACCAAATCACGCCTGATGCCCTCAAACAGCTTGTGCAAAAG ACAGGTTTTGGCATGGAGGAGGTTTTGCGCAAGTACATTCGTTATACTTTGAATGAAAAACCATTCGATCCCGACATGGTTTCCAATTTAATTCAGCTCAGGAAAGCTTCTTTGTTAGATGATTCTCAGGTGGCTGAAATTCTGAATGAAATTTCAAGAAGAATTGTGCGAGACAAAG GCCCAGTCGTAATGGATATGACAGGTTATACTGAAAGGGGTTTCAAGAGAAAATTAGCCGTTCAAGCCCTTTTTGGAAAAGTGTTTTATCTGTCAGAG CTCCCAGATTTCTGTTCGAGAGATAGCTCCTTAATTGTCAAAGAAATATTTGGTGTTACAGA TGAAGATGCAGACAGATTACGGATGCATACAGCCTCTGAAGCTGGGGATATGGAATCACTAGAGAAGATGGTTGATGATTCAGATTCTGAAGTTTCTGGCTAG